From the Chitinophaga lutea genome, the window CGGTGATAGTTTCTCCGAGGGCTTTAGCCACGGCAGTATCCGGGTTGCGGAACTCTTTTACGTAACGTTTAGGGGAGGTTTGTGCTTTCGCGAAGTGATTTTTCTCAGCTTTGGGAGTGTTCTTTTCCTTTTTCTCGCCAAAAGCTACCTGAACGGCGTCGTACCCGTCAGTGACTTGGGATTTCACCTGGGTAACCACGTTTGGACCGGCCTCGATAATGGTAACGGCAGTTTGTTTGCCATTGGCCTCGAAGATGCTGGTCATGCCAATCTTTTTACCAATAATACCTTTCATGTGTTATATAATTTAGCCCAGCGCCTGAGGGATCTCTAGCTATCCTCAGGATGAGCGGTTTAAATGCTTTTATTGGGCGGCCACCCGGAAGGCGTGACCTGTTTTATTAATGCTGTTGTCACAAAACACCTCAGGCGGGCCTATGCCCACCTTTGCTGAGGTCCTTTTTTACTACGCTTTAATCTCCACTTCCACACCAGACGGCAGATCGAGCTTGCTCAGCGCATCTACGGTTCTGGAAGAAGATGTGTAAATGTCCAACAAACGCTTATGCGTACACAGTTGGAATTGCTCACGCGCTTTTTTGTTCACGTGCGGAGAACGCAGTACCGTAAAGATTTTCTTCTCTGTCGGTAAAGGAATAGGCCCTGTTACCACGGCACCCGTGTTTCGCACGGTTTTAACGATCTTCTC encodes:
- the rpsJ gene encoding 30S ribosomal protein S10, with translation MSQRIRIKLKSYDHNLVDKSAEKIVKTVRNTGAVVTGPIPLPTEKKIFTVLRSPHVNKKAREQFQLCTHKRLLDIYTSSSRTVDALSKLDLPSGVEVEIKA